One Clostridium novyi NT genomic window carries:
- a CDS encoding sodium-translocating pyrophosphatase, which produces MSAYLPIVCGILALVFAFILSNGIIKEDAGNERMAEISGYIHEGAMAFLTREYKYLAGFIVVVTIIIMAALDYRTAICFVCGAVFSILAGYFGMNVATKANVRTAQAARSGQSKALKIAFSGGAVMGLSVVGLGIVGLSIFCLLFGDNPNYITGFGLGASSIALFARVGGGIYTKAADVGADLVGKVEAGIPEDDPRNPAVIADNVGDNVGDVAGMGADLFESYVGSIISALTLGYFLFEGNQDKIMFPLMLAAIGIISSIIGVIFARSSKSDNPQKALNTGTYIGGILVIIGSFIFSKNIFGDYKAFGAIFAGLIVGILIGKITEIYTSDRYRYVQRIARQSETGAATTIISGFAVGMYSTVVPIILIAIGVLFSFYIMGGTQNAELGLYGISLAAVGMLSTTGITVAVDAYGPIADNAGGIAEMAELPPEVREITDKLDSVGNTTAAIGKGFAIGSAALTALALFASYAQETGLDAINLLTPVTLVGLLIGAMLPFLFGALTMESVGKAANEMIEEVRHQFKTIPGIMEGKAKPNYKRCVDISTSAALKEMILPGILAIVVPLLVGMLLGVEALGGLIGGAVASGVLVAILMANAGGAWDNAKKYIESGAHGGKGSNAHKAAVVGDTVGDPFKDTSGPAMNILIKLMTIVSLVFASIISNNGGILLNLFK; this is translated from the coding sequence ATGAGTGCTTATTTACCAATAGTGTGTGGAATATTAGCATTAGTATTTGCTTTTATTCTAAGTAATGGAATTATCAAAGAAGATGCAGGCAACGAAAGGATGGCAGAAATATCAGGATACATTCATGAAGGAGCTATGGCTTTTTTAACAAGAGAATATAAGTATCTTGCAGGATTTATTGTAGTTGTAACAATAATCATAATGGCAGCACTTGATTATAGAACAGCTATATGTTTTGTATGTGGAGCCGTATTTTCAATTTTAGCTGGATACTTTGGAATGAATGTAGCTACAAAAGCAAATGTGAGAACAGCACAAGCAGCAAGAAGCGGACAAAGCAAAGCATTAAAAATTGCTTTTTCTGGTGGAGCAGTTATGGGATTATCAGTTGTAGGACTTGGAATAGTTGGACTTTCTATATTTTGTTTATTATTTGGTGATAATCCAAACTATATAACTGGATTTGGTCTTGGAGCAAGTTCAATAGCCTTATTTGCTCGTGTAGGTGGAGGAATTTATACAAAGGCAGCGGATGTTGGAGCTGACCTTGTAGGTAAAGTTGAAGCTGGAATACCAGAAGATGACCCTAGAAACCCAGCAGTTATAGCAGATAATGTTGGTGACAATGTTGGAGACGTTGCTGGTATGGGTGCCGATTTATTTGAATCATATGTAGGTTCTATAATTTCTGCATTAACTTTAGGATACTTTCTATTTGAAGGAAATCAAGATAAAATAATGTTTCCTTTAATGTTAGCAGCTATAGGTATAATATCATCAATAATAGGAGTAATCTTTGCAAGAAGTAGTAAAAGTGATAATCCACAAAAAGCTCTTAATACAGGAACTTATATAGGTGGAATATTAGTTATCATTGGATCATTTATATTTAGTAAAAACATATTTGGAGATTATAAAGCTTTTGGTGCAATATTTGCAGGATTAATTGTAGGAATATTAATAGGAAAAATAACAGAAATATATACATCTGACAGATATAGATATGTACAAAGAATCGCAAGACAATCAGAAACAGGTGCAGCAACAACAATAATATCTGGATTTGCAGTTGGAATGTATTCTACTGTAGTGCCAATAATTCTTATAGCTATAGGAGTTTTATTCTCATTTTATATAATGGGTGGAACTCAAAATGCTGAACTTGGACTATATGGTATATCATTAGCAGCAGTAGGAATGTTATCAACTACAGGTATTACAGTTGCAGTAGATGCGTATGGTCCAATAGCAGATAATGCTGGAGGAATCGCAGAAATGGCAGAACTTCCACCTGAAGTTAGAGAAATCACAGATAAATTAGATTCAGTAGGAAACACAACAGCTGCAATTGGAAAAGGTTTTGCTATAGGTTCAGCAGCACTTACAGCACTTGCCTTATTTGCATCCTATGCACAAGAAACAGGTCTTGATGCTATAAACCTTTTAACACCAGTTACATTAGTAGGATTGTTAATTGGAGCTATGTTACCATTCCTATTTGGAGCATTAACTATGGAATCAGTAGGTAAAGCTGCAAATGAAATGATAGAAGAAGTAAGACATCAATTTAAAACAATTCCAGGAATTATGGAAGGAAAAGCAAAACCTAATTATAAAAGATGCGTTGATATATCAACATCAGCAGCATTAAAAGAAATGATACTTCCAGGTATACTTGCAATAGTAGTTCCTTTATTAGTTGGTATGCTTTTAGGTGTTGAAGCACTAGGAGGATTAATTGGAGGGGCAGTTGCATCAGGTGTACTTGTGGCTATACTAATGGCTAATGCTGGTGGTGCTTGGGATAATGCTAAAAAGTATATAGAAAGTGGAGCTCATGGGGGAAAAGGTAGTAATGCCCATAAAGCCGCTGTTGTAGGAGATACTGTAGGTGATCCTTTTAAAGACACATCAGGTCCTGCTATGAATATACTAATAAAACTTATGACAATAGTATCACTTGTATTTGCATCAATAATATCAAACAATGGAGGCATTTTATTAAACCTATTTAAATAG